Proteins encoded by one window of Amaranthus tricolor cultivar Red isolate AtriRed21 chromosome 4, ASM2621246v1, whole genome shotgun sequence:
- the LOC130810057 gene encoding FCS-Like Zinc finger 5, translated as MMLGKRRRYPIKRTTSMTNFSFDDLSVVLPPPSDQNHHHAVVDHQKVMGFASPRPIHRRNSADFNINNHSSSNTFLRTCSLCNRMLAPGRDIFMYRGDTAYCSLECRQQQMTQDEWREKDSKSATKSHHPPPVSSTTAESIAAL; from the exons ATGATGCTGGGAAAGAGGCGGCGCTACCCTATAAAGAGGACTACCAGTATGACCAACTTCTCTTTTGATGATCTATCTGTCGTGCTCCCTCCACCATCAgatcaaaatcatcatcatgcAGTTGTAGATCATCAAAAGGTGATGGGATTTGCTTCACCAAGACCCATACATAGACGAAATTCAGCTgattttaatatcaataatcatAGTTCGTCAAATACTTTTCTCAGAACTTGCTCGCTCTGCAACCGTATGTTGGCACCTGGCCGTGATATCTTCATGTACAG AGGGGATACTGCATATTGCAGTCTGGAGTGCCGGCAGCAGCAAATGACACAAGATGAATGGAGGGAAAAAGATTCTAAGTCTGCAACTAAATCTCACCATCCTCCTCCAGTCTCTTCTACTACTGCCGAGTCCATCGCCGCGTTGTAG
- the LOC130810058 gene encoding armadillo repeat-containing protein LFR: MQKREQGKQGGGGGGGGGGGGASTPAPKRGRPIGSGTNSAAVAAVAAAADSAAPHTLLGPTLQVHSAFADQNQKRIVLALQSGLKSDLTWALNTLTVLSFKEKDEIRKDATPLAKIPGLLDALLQIIDDWRDIAVPRDFSRNRRVRLLGSNALVTGFGNEYDALASNDNNSQSIVSGSGIDPSSQKSAARHRPTDWWFEEDGLFNLDDDGRAEKQLCAVAASNILRNFSFMPENEVIMAQHRHCLETVFQCIEDQIIEDEELVTNAVETIVNLGPLLDLRIFSSSKPSYINITEKRAVQAIMGMLDSQVKAWHCAAAELLGRMFINPDNETFLLPFATQIYQRLVDLLSLPVSDAQAAAVGALYNLVEVNMDCRLKLASERWAVDRLLKVIKTPHPVPEICRKAATILESLVSEPQNRGPLLAYENAFAEILFSEGKHADTFARILYELTSRPNNKQGMARGVWGM; this comes from the exons atgcaGAAAAGAGAACAAGGGAAACAAGGAGggggaggaggaggaggaggaggaggagggggAGCGTCGACTCCAGCGCCTAAACGAGGTCGTCCCATCGGAAGTGGTACCAACAGTGCCGCTGTCGCTGCTGTAGCTGCCGCCGCAGATTCAGCCGCACCTCATACTCTCCTTGGCCCTACCCTTCAGGTTCATAGCGCTTTTGCTG ATCAAAACCAGAAAAGGATTGTTTTAGCTCTGCAAAGTGGCTTAAAGAGTGATCTTACATGGGCACTAAATACTCTTACTGTACTCTCTTTCAAAGAAAAGGATGAAATTCGCAAAGATGCTACCCCACTTGCTAAGATACCTGGATTGCTGGATGCTCTTCTTCAAATT ATTGATGACTGGCGTGACATAGCTGTACCTAGGGATTTTTCAAGGAATCGACGAGTGAGGTTGTTGGGATCGAATGCTCTTGTAACAGGTTTTGGAAATGAATATGACGCTTTGGCCTCCAATGACAATAACTCACaatcaat TGTTTCTGGTTCTGGTATTGATCCTTCATCACAAAAAAGTGCAGCAAGACATCGACCTACTGATTGGTGGTTTGAGGAAGATGGCTTATTTAATTTAGATGATGATGGGCGTGCAGAAAAGCAGCTGTGTGCTGTTGCTGCATCTAATATCCTACGTAACTTCTCATTCATGCCTGAAAATGAAGTCATCATGGCTCAACACCGCCACTGTTTGGAAACGGTATTCCAGTGTATAGAAGATCAGATTATTG AGGATGAAGAACTTGTCACAAATGCTGTCGAGACAATTGTGAATTTGGGCCCATTGCTTGATCTGAGAATATTTAGTTCATCGAAGCCTTCTTATATTAACATAAC AGAAAAGCGTGCGGTTCAAGCTATCATGGGCATGCTTGATTCTCAGGTCAAAGCATGGCATTGTGCTGCAGCAGAACTCCTTGGCCGTATGTTTATAAATCCCGACAATGAAACATTTCTTCTTCCATTTGCCACACAG ATTTACCAGCGTTTAGTTGATTTGCTGAGCTTACCGGTGTCTGATGCTCAGGCAGCTGCTGTAGGTGCACTTTATAATCTCGTGGAAGTCAATATGGACTGCAGGTTAAAATTAGCAAGTGAACGATG GGCTGTGGATCGATTGTTGAAAGTTATCAAAACGCCACACCCTGTACCAGAAATTTGTCGAAAGGCAGCTACGATTTTAGAAAGCCTCGTGTCTGAACCACAAAACAGAGGTCCTCTCCTTGCATATGAGAACGCGTTTGCAGAGATTCTTTTCTCGGAGGGTAAGCATGCTGATACTTTCGCAAGGATATTGTACGAATTGACATCTCGACCAAACAACAAACAAGGAATGGCACGCGGAGTCTGGGGCATGTAG